Genomic DNA from Setaria italica strain Yugu1 chromosome V, Setaria_italica_v2.0, whole genome shotgun sequence:
TCTTCCGCCTCGTCGGCGACCCTGGGCCCGACGCATCTGGGAACGCGTTCCTCGAGTTGGTTTCTTGGGATGACAAACTGGCGAAGTCGGTGATTGAATTGAAGGCTGACAAGGAGGCCAATGTCGTCGGAATTCGGCCAAGGCCAAATTTTACTGTTAAAATGCCAAAGGGGTTCTATCTCAAGAAGGAAATGAGGGAGTGGGTGAGGGATTGGCTTGAGCTGCCATATGTCTCACCATATGCAAATGCATCCAATCTGGATCCGGCATCCCCGAAGGCTGAGAAGCGATCAATTGGTGTGTTACATGAGGTGTTGTCTCTGACAGTAGAGCGAAGGATGGCGGTGCCAGTTATTGGGAAATTTTGTGAGGAGTATAGGCTGCCAAATGCATTTGCCAATGCATTCACGAGGCACCCAGGAATCTTCTATGTATCGCTCAAGGGTGGAATCAAGACAGCAGTATTGAGGGAAGCTTATGATGAGAAGGGAAAGCTTGTAGATAGAGATCCAATGCTTGAGTTAAAGGAGAGATTTGTGGCAGTCATGGAAGAGGGGCATAAGAAGTATTTAGAAgacttgaagatgaagagggaggagctgcagaaagagagagaggttgCAGGTCATGAGGATGTAAAAGTAGCTGCAGAGATTGAGGATCAGCTTGAGGAAGAATGGCACAGTGGGGGTTCAGGAGACAATGACACATGATACATATTATATGCAGTAGGAGGTGATGGAAGGCAGCATTGTTAGTGGTTCTTGCAATTCCATTTGTCCTTGGTCAGTATTGCCTGGTGAACTGGTAAAGGAAATTGGTTGATGCCTGGTGAGGTTCTTGTCAGTAATATTTAAGACAGCCTTTGTTGTTAGTTAGTTCATTGGAGCTGGGGAGGATACAGCTGGTTTTAGTGTTGGGATTTTTGCAATCTATTTAGATCCAAGAATTATTTTGAGCTGGTCAGTGCAAGACTATTTCTTTTTATGGAATTTTCTGAAAAATATTGCATCACCATGCTCTTGTGCATCCATCATTAACACAGATACCACAAATAAGACATAAAGTATTCCTTTAGATAAACGCAAAACATTTCTGCACTTGATATAATCCATCATAACACATTCAATTGCAAAGGAAATTCTAACAACCAAACTGAATTTTCAGCTGTGCCCCATTTCTTTCCAAAATTCAAATGATTATG
This window encodes:
- the LOC101781115 gene encoding protein ROOT PRIMORDIUM DEFECTIVE 1: MLLAGRYCTATAGRSAGFLAVRCRTARSPRKQTGQMLLPAAAAAATAAAAAATAAAARAASRLVQLFPSRRISSLKVPWKRDPVLDAAITRDRRFRQASRLVREVLLSPGRRLLFRYLTKRRERIKLPVHVPTFLRRYPTLLSVSPPPKPVASPSPQLLAFLDFASRLYELHAPLLASRLAKLLMISSTRALAVTKIAAAKRDFGLQDDFLVSLVPKYPELFRLVGDPGPDASGNAFLELVSWDDKLAKSVIELKADKEANVVGIRPRPNFTVKMPKGFYLKKEMREWVRDWLELPYVSPYANASNLDPASPKAEKRSIGVLHEVLSLTVERRMAVPVIGKFCEEYRLPNAFANAFTRHPGIFYVSLKGGIKTAVLREAYDEKGKLVDRDPMLELKERFVAVMEEGHKKYLEDLKMKREELQKEREVAGHEDVKVAAEIEDQLEEEWHSGGSGDNDT